The Mustela nigripes isolate SB6536 chromosome 8, MUSNIG.SB6536, whole genome shotgun sequence DNA segment aaatagaaaagaatttggaaagatTACCAGGTATAACGTCAGATCACAACAATCTACGGCACTTTTCTATGGCAGCAACAATCCACTAGAAGAAGTcgggtttgttggtttttttaagtaTCAACCAAAGTACCAGCAAGAAAATAAACTAGGAATAGATCTAACAAAAAATGTGCACGTCCTATATGGAGAAAACCACGAAATCCCGTTGGAAGACCTCAGAGCGAGCCTACGTAACTAGGCCGACACAGGCTTACGGATGGCACAATCCAAGTCACAGCGATGTCCCTCCCAAGCTGATCTCTAGTCTCCGTACAGTTCGGATCAAAACTCTAACAGGTTTTATCAATAAAACTGACGCACTAATTATAGAACTTAGGAGAAAGCAAAGGCCAAGAATAGCCACAACCCATGCAAAGGAACTTCCCAGAGGTCATGACTTCCTGTGAAGCTACGGCAGTTCAGAGTCCAAGAACAAAGCAGGACAAAGTCCACAAGAGGCTCATGCCTTTACAGGCACTTGCCGCACCCCAGGGATGCGCCGCAGGTCGGCGGAAACGGGACACGCTTTTCCACACTGGGGCCGGGACAACGGCCCATCCCCACGGGAAGGAAATCCGATCACCACCTCACACCCCATATGAAACCTCCATCTCTTACTACAATCACTGGCCGTGGAAGGCAGTTTTACCGACTTCCGCAAGTAAAAAGGAAGCGGTTGTTATCATCCCGGGTTAGGCAAGGCTTTCCTAAAACGAAGAACTCCGTTCATCTACGGTTTCGTGAAGATGACAAGAACACGGCCAAACATAAGCGAGGACGTAGGTAACACACCAGCACGGGCACTCCGAGGCCGAGGCGGTAGCACCCATCGGAAGGTCACGGCCCAGTGGGGACGGACGGGCGCCACGCGGGCGCTTCTGAGAGGAGCAGGCACGCCAGCAGGGAAACAGGGACACAGCGTGACCCGAGGGGCTCCGCGAAGGATGCAGGTTGAGACCACAGCCGGGGCCGCCGCACACACCTTCACGCAGACCCCCAGAGACCAGGAGACGAGGCTCGGGGCCGCCAGAGCGCGGTGGGGACGCGAGCTGACCGCCGTGTGGGAACGAGGCTGCCCCCAGCTCTGCGTCCTGGGATCCTGCGGCGCTACCCTCGGGCTCCAGCGCAGGGCACCAGGGAACCAGCCCTTTTCGTAAGAACCCAAACCACCTCGCTGGCCGCGTACAAGACGATGGTAACGACGCCGTCTCGCACTCCCGCGCCAGCTACTGCGGACAGGTCACGCGCAGGGACCACACAGAGCACCGTGGGGCAGCTCTGCACAGTGACGAGTGAGAACCACTCCCAGACCAGAAGCCCGCGTGTGACGCATTACTACAACTTCCAAAGCAAGCGTTACATGGCACGCTTGTGGCTTCGTACACGCGCGTAAGCAAACTCCGCAGGAAGGAGCGAGATGAGCGCAGAACCGCGGGAACGGACCGGGTGGGACGGGTCGCCCTGACAACACGGCTAATGCTGCCGGCGCCAGGTCCACTGCTGGGTTCGATTCAGGACCACACGCAGGTTCGGTGAATTTAGTTTTTAAGCAGGcgcagggaaggggagagaacagAGGAGTCAAAGGACGCGATTCTGAGCTACCACTGGGTAAACAAGCACTGCGTGcgcccctctgcctcttctgcacAAACATGGCTTCGCTCCTTGGCAAGCCTCGCTCCTGCCTGTGCTCCCGGTCCCAGCCGGGACCCTCCAGCACAAACcatgcccccgccccccggggcaCCACCAGCCCTGGCCTCACGTTTCCTTGTCAGCCTCAGACACCACCGGCCGCTGGCTGCTGGGCGCCTGGGTTCCCTGCCTAAAACACTGTGGCCATCCTGCCCACAGGAGAGACGCTCCCCTCACATGGTGGCTTCTGTGCTGCCCTGGCGTCCCCAGGAACCCAGCACACCAGCCCTGCTCTCCCCCCCACTGGCCGGCTCTCCCACGTGCCCAGGCAGCTCAGACCGACAGGCCCCCAGGGACTCTGTGTCTCTTCCCCATGTGCCCCTGTCCCCTCTTCCTGGTTCGTGGGTCTTCTTCCAGGGGCCAGTTTGGAGCCCTCCTTCTCACTAACTGCCCAGCTAGTGACAAGACCTGGTGGTGGTCAGGCTCAGAAACTCCCCTGCAACCACTCCCGTCGGTTGGGATCCCCgggaacccaggaccccagctccAGTTCACTCTGCCCTCGGCAGCCGGCGGAGTCTTAAGCACAGATCAGATCGGCTCAGACGTCTGCTCAAAACCGTGGAGGAACTACCCACTGCCTACAGACCTCGTTACACATTAGAATAACCCAGAGAGCAAACCTTGATGCTTGGGTCCCCTCCAAAGCCAGTTAAGTCAACTCTTACTGGTGTCCGCAACTTTTCACACATCTGGCCATGCTCCCGTTTTTGCCGTAAAGGACTCCAACAAGGGTCCCCCGGAACCCCACCCACGATGGTCCTTGTGTCTAGGACGCCTGTCTCGCTCCTGTCAGGATCCCATCCGACGTCTCCTTCCAGGAAGGCAGAAGTAGGTAGAAACCAGACACTGCTCCTGCCTCAAGAACGCGGGGGAAACGGGTGATTGCGAACACCGTGTCTTAAGACACCACAGAGCTCGGGAAACCAAGAGGGCTGAAAGGGCTGGCTCGCCGCACGGGACGTCTGCCCAGTGTCAGGGAAGCGTGGGCATCCCGGGTGTGGCCGGCCTGCAGGACGGGGGGACCTCCCAGACCACACCGACTCCCACCAGCGAGAGGGGCCTGCGTGAAACTGGACGGGGACGGAGCCACGCCTGAGGCTGCATCACAGCCGCAGCTGCCCAACGGAGGCCGCCAGCCACAGCCCGCCGCGCCCGCAGAGTCCTGAGCCGTGGAGGCTCTAGGTTTCTCCCCAGCATGCTGGGGCGCGGCTGGGGACACGCGGGACGGCTGCACGGTGCGTCCACCGAGGGCCCCGGCCCGGCAGACCTACACAGAAGGGAGCAAGGGGGGACGGAGAAGTGAGCCCCGAGGGTCTCCTTGGGACGCCCCTTGGCAGGAGTCCAGGGGCTCTCTGGATCATCTCCGATTGACCTGGAAGGCTTCCAGGGCTGTTCCGGGGAAGGTCGGGGCAGGCAGGGGCCGGGCAACTCGCAAAGCCAGAGCCCGAGAAAGCTTGTGTCCGTGACAGCGGGGCGCCTGGGGacgggaaggggtggagggtcgCGGGCTGCCGGCCGGGGGGTTCGGGAATCAGAGACCCAGAACAGCACACGAGTGTCCCAGGCAGGTAGCCGGGCGTGCGCACGGCGGCTGGGCCCGGGGGAGCCGGCAGCCCTCCCGCACCCGCGCTCTCCAAGGGTCGGGATCCAGTCGTGTTCGCCTCCAACCCGCTCCCAGCGCAAGGCCCTGCGGTCCGCGTCCCCGGCGTCCCCCGCTGCTCGTCGCCGGCCGGGCCAGCAGGACGCACCCCACAAGGGGCCGCCGGGCCGCGCCCAGGGCTCGGGGCTGCGGAGCTCCGTGCGCCCGTCGGCGAGGGCGGTCGCGTCTGTCTCCGCCTCTCCGGGGACCGTCCCCCGGGTCCAGCGCGGCGCTGCCCGGCGCGCCCTCCGCGGCTTCTCGTGCTCCGCGCCCGGCCGGGTCCGGTCGTCGCGGGTCTTTCCCGAAACCGCCTGCGGCTGCCGCGGGGCCGTCGCGCCCGGCGCTCCCACTGCTCCGCGTCCCGGCGGCGAGGCTCGTCCACACCCGCGCGCCCCGCCCGTGTCCCGATCCCCTCGTCCGGCTGCGGGCGCCGCGGGTCGGGACTCCGGGGGTCGGGACTCCGCGGGCGGCGGGTCCGGGGCGGCGGGTccggggcggcggggaggggcccGCCCGCGGGAGAGGCCGCCCCCGCACACCGCGGAGCCCGCGCCGGACGCCCGCAGCAGCCGACCAGGAGGGCCGCCCCCGCCGGACCCGCCGCTCCTGCTCCCGCGCGTCCCCGCGCCGCGCTCCGGGACTCAGGTCCCCCTCGCCGGCCCCCGCGGTGCGCTCCCGCCCGGGCTCCGGGCCCAGAGGTCATCACCGACCGCCGCTCCTCCCCGCACGCGCGGGCACCGGCCGGACGCCACCGGGACGGGCCGCGGAAACGCACGAGCTGCCCGGCGAGCGGGGCGGGGCCTGCCGCCCTCTGACCCGGGACGGCGCGCGGCATGCCGGGACTCGCAGTCTTTCCCCAACGGGCCCCAGCACGTGACGGGGACGCAGCCGGCGGCCGCGTTGCATGCCGGGACCCATGGTTTAACGACCCCGCGTCCTGGTGCACCCTGGGAGCTGTGGGCCCGGAGGACGCGCGGCATGCCGGGACGTCGCAGTGCATGCCGGGGCTTCTGGGCCGCGCCGCGCGCTGCACGCCGGGACCCGCACCCCACGCCGCCGGCGCTCCCGGGGCACATGGGGCGCGGCCACGCCGCTCCCGCCGGGCCGGACCCCACGCTCGCTTCCGCGACGCCCCGGGCCCCCGCGGCCGACTCGGCGCCGGCCCGGCCCCGCGGGGGCGTGTTTGGACGCGCGGGCGGACGCACGCGGCGTCACGCGGCGTCACGTGACGTTAGACGCCGTCCCGGAAGTCGGCGCGGGCCGGCGGCGGGTGGAAGCCGGTGCCGGAGCGCGAAGTGCCGCGCCGTCGCCTGCGCCGCCCGGGCCGGGGTCGCggtcccgccccccccccccccgcgatgGGCGCCGGGCCCTGAgcgccccgcccgcccgccttCCCCCAGCGCCCCGGGCCGGCCGCGATGGAGGCGCCGCCCGCGGGCCGCGTTCCCGCCGAGGGCGCCCCGCCGCCGGCCGTGGCCGAGGTGCGCTGCCCGGGCCCCGGGCCGCTGCGGCTGCTCGAGTGGAGGGTGGCGGCGGGCGCGGCCGTGCGCATCGGCTCGGTGCTGGCCGTGTGTGAGGCCGCCGCCTCCGCGCAGCCCGCCGGTCCCGCCCGCGCCGGGTCCGGGTCCGGGTCCGCGTCCGCGTCCGGGGGCTGCGTGCGCGCCGAGCGCCGGCTGAGGTCGGAGCGCGCCGGCGTGGTGCGGGAGCTGTGCGCGCAGCCGGGCCAGGTGGTGGCCCCCGGGTGAGTGGGGCCCGGCCTTGGGGTCTGGGGGGCCTGGGCCGGGCACGGGGCCGCGGGGGCCGCGGGGCTGCAGCCAGAGGGGGGCcctcggggcggggcggggcctcctTCCCGGTGCCGCCTCCCCCGGGCAGCCGGCCGGgcgcgccccctccccaccccccggtCGTGGCGGCGGGAGCGGCTGGGGCGGGGCGCGGCGCTCCGGCCGCCCGGGAAGCTCGGGAGCCGTGAAGGCTCCGGGGGCGGGTCTCGGGCCGGGGCGTCGCGCGGAGGTGCGGGCGCCGGTGTATCGGGGACGAGGCTCGGGACGTTGTTTCCGCTGTCGGGAGGAGCCGCCGGGCGGGCGCCCTGCGTCCTGCTGCGGGGACGGGCGCCGGCTTCCCTCTGCGGGGCCACTGCGCGGCCCGGCCGGCGGCTCCTCCCGTTTCTCGGGCTCTGGCGGCAACTGCGGAGCATCTGCCCGCGCCGCTCCCCACCGACACCGTCCCCAGCGGCTCGGAGAGACCCCCGAGCCTTCTCCCGTGTGCAGTTCCTGCAGCTCGCTGTGTGCGCACCGCGCGCTGGTGCTTGGCCTCGGGGTGAGGCCCGTGACTGCAGGCGGGGTGCGGTGCGAGCTGCCTGGGGCTGCACCCTGCCTGGGACGGGCTGGGAGACGCCCGCTGCGGCAGGTGCCGTCGTTCCCTCGCGGTGGGAGCCGACCTGGCCATACTGGGCCTCCAAGCCCGAGAGCGCGTCGTCTGCAGCTGAGACCAGCGCCGGCGCGCCCGGTGTAGAAGATTCCTGAGGCGCTTCTTGGGGTCCTTGTTCTCTCCGGGTTATCCAGAAAAGCCAGGGCAGGTCAGGGCCCGGCTGCAGCCAGCTGGTGAGGAACTGCACGTGCGGCGCTCCGTTCGCAGCAGCCAGACCAGCGACGCACAGTGACCCCATCCAGCCGTCTCCCGGTCACGCAGGCAGCTGACCGGTGATGAGCTCTCAGTGCTGACGAGTTCTTTCCTTTGGAGTGTTTGGTGTTTGCGATTCAGGGTCGCTCGCTGCTGTGGTTCATGGCGAGGCTCTCCAGAGTCTGATGCTAGCACTCCCGGGTGCAGGGCTGCGTGTGTGCGGCTGGAGCCCGGCGCAGCCCGGCCCGGCTGGCCCAGGTCCCGGAGCTGCCCTTGCCGTCTTGGTCACCGCTGGCCTCCGCGGGCTTTCTCCCCCGCGTCCGCATTTGTGCTCAGACGGTGAACAGGTCGTTGTAGGAACTGCTTCTGGGTGTAGTCAAACTGATCGCGGGACGGTCCTAGGGGGCTGACTAGGCCTGCATGTTTTGTACCTGCTCTCAGGTAGAGGTAGGAATGTGTCCCCGCTGCTCTGatagggaggggaggaaggaggcgcAGCACTGGGGTCCAGGGGGTTTGACGTACCCGCACCTCCCCTCGCGGAGGCTTCCGGTCGGCGTCCAGGGAGTCCCAGTGTGGGGAGATGGATGGAATGAGAGTCCTTACCTGTCTTCATGATTTCTACGTGCCTAAAACTATTTTGACTTGAAAATAATCTGACAAGGCACGGTGAGTCAGAGACTTGATGACGTCTGCCGCTACGTCCGCTGTCGTGCACTGGGAGGCAGCAGAGTTCTTCTTCTGGACGTCATCGCCTCCCAGGGCAGGACGACAGACGTAAAAGCATTATATGAAATAACCTGGGGACCCGTCTGGTGGTGGGTAAGGACCCAAGTGGTGGGCGGTGGTTGTGTCTAGTTGATGTCCGCCCGTTCCTTCCGTGCTGTAGTCTGTCTACCAAAGACCGCCTGCGTCAGCCAGGGTCCGGGGTGAGGGCCACTGACTGGCCGAGCACTGCTGGCTCGTGCTTGCTTCGTAAGTGTTagaaggagagaggtcagaggatCTCACAGAGAAAACAGTACAGGCTGAGCTGCTGGAGTTCGCTTGCGTGGGTTGAAAATTCCGAGCGCAGCCGCGTGACGCGCCACGGTCCTGGTCTGCAGAGGTCTTGccgtggaaggaaggaagctacTTGTCCGTTCTGATAGCGGACCATCTTGACGAACTAGAACGTTCTCTTACTCACAcggtctcctcctcctctgttgaCGTCTGCACTATTTAACAGACGACTCCacggacccctgggtggctcagtctgttaagcatcggtcttgggctcaggtcacgatcccaggatcgtgggaccgagtcccgcatcaggctccctgctcagcgaggagcctgcttccccccatctgctgctcccctgcttgcactttctttttctctctgacaaataagtgaagaaaatcttctttaaaaaatgttaaataaaaaaaaaatgttaaataaaagatTACTCCGTTAAAAAGATACTTATGTCTAAAATTGGGAAAATTGTCACTTCATTTAATTGAACCCACTTCagatgagtttttgttttgtttttttccagttttcactTAGCCAGAAAACCATTGGCCTTTTCATCTACTTAATTTTACATGCATgcgtgatttatttttattgttttttttgaAAGCATCTTGTCTAATCCTTTAAATAAAGACCTTTGGACCAAATGGGTTTTGAAGCTTGGTTTGCCTAGAAACTGATGGGTAGTTTTGAATAGATTGGAACATGCATTACCatatttattcccattttcatattaatttcagAGTATATTATACGAAATTAAAAAGCTACAGAGGAACAGGCAAGTCtttaatttcatctatttttttgaATGACATAAATACTGATGGTAAACCCAAAAGTTATTACAAAGGAAGCAATTTATCAGTTATCtcagaaaaagtgttttttttttttttatttaggggAGTGAGAACCTAAACAAGGTAGAACAAGTCAATTTCAAAGTATTTGTGTAATATcttgaaagataaatataatttctaaagatTGTAACTAGATCTTAAGTATTTCTTATTTAGCGCTTGATGTCGATGAAATTCCTTAGAACGTGAAGAACTTGAGCTAAATGTTGACCTGGGTAGTCGTCGTATTTTGAAGAAACTTTTTAGAAGACGTCCTGGCTTTATGGTTGTGCTCTGGGTTGTGGGTGGTGCTACTTCCTCCCGTCCAGTTGGCCTCGTGCGGGCTGCGAGTCGGTGGGATGATGGAGGTCAGGAGCTCAATCTGCCTTACCCGTGAGCTGATTCTCCACATGCCCTGGGGTGCTTTTCATCTGCGGGATGGTGGCTCTTGCTTGTTAAAGCTGGaagctattttgttttttgtttttaatttggcagagagtatgagagggagagcatgccgttgggggggagcagcagactgcccgctgagcagggggcctgacacgcggctcgatcccaggaccccggggtcatgacccaggctgaagtcagacgcttagctgacGGAGCCACCCCACTCCCCGAACTGGAAGCATTGACAGTTGCCGGCGTGCTGTTTTGAACTTGGCAGCCCTGCAGGTGCATCCTGGAGACGATGTTGAAATTCAGAGGCCGTTGTCCTTCCCAGGTCTGGGAGTCCTCCCCTGCCCGTGTAACCCAGCCGTGCCCGGGGGTCTGCGTGCCGTGGCGCCACTTGTTAGGGAAATGGAGTTTTGTCCGGTACGTCGTAGGAGGCCACGCTGGCAGTGCACACAGTTTGGAGAGAATTCTGTCAAGACTGGCTTTGTGGAGTCTCCGTAGCTAAGTGTGTAGGTTTTATGCGGCACTGGGACTGGGTcgtctgtttttattttggtggctTCAAATGCGTTGGGCGCTGCCCCTTACAAGCACACCTGCCGTCAGCGGGTGTTGTCCGTTATAGCCCTGGAGGTGGCCGGGGCCTCCGAAGTGGCCCTGTCCTGGCTCTCACGTCTGCGGGGGCCCAGCTTGAGTGAGGGACCGCGGGGGGCTGCTTCAGCCGCCACCGCCGCTCTGCGCCCTGTCGTGCTCTGCGCCCTGTCGCTGGCCCCTCGCCCACCCCTGCCGCATTCACAAAGCAAGTCTGCCTTTTTGCTTCTTTGCGGACATAATCCAGACCTAGGGAAGCGCTGCGAGAGGAGTACCAGGAATCCTCAGGGACACGTCACACGGGTTTTCCAGAGGTCAGCgagctgctctctctgctttacCCTTCTTCCCCTCACATGGGCTATTTTCTTTCCTGAGGGTTAGGAGTGAGTTGCAGATTTGATGCACTTTATCCCTAATGTTCAATTTCCTAAAAACAGTTCTCTTCCCTACCCGTGGTACAACGATCAGAATCAGAAATAACGTCCATGCGGGGCTGTTTTCTGCTCACTAGAGCTCCCTGAGGGGCCAGCATTGTCCTTGGAAGCAAAAGAAACCCCAGATCACCCGTTAGGCTCCACTGTCAGAGCTCCTGGGTCTCTAACCTTGGTGGTTCCTCAGTCCATTCCTTTTCATCTCCTGATCAGCTGGTGGTTTTGCAGACTGGCTGTCAGTTCCCATGTGTGCCTTTGGGCAGGACttgctggggcgcctgtgtgTGTCCTGAGCAGGCCCATAGGGCAGCAGGTGGCCTCCGTGTGACCCATTGTGGTTTGTTACGGTGGTGGCTCTGGTGAAAACGGACTCATTTTCCTGTTGTAGTTGCTCAGTGTCTTGTGAGGGATACTTTCTTCCTCAGGAAATATCTTAAATTCTCTCATCAGACGGTCAGCCATTGTTTTTGGCATCTTGATGACTCTTGTCTGAGTCTCCTGTTTTGggggagttttatttatttattaatttatttactttactcAGGATTGTCCGGTTGTGACATTCTTCAGTCTgttgtttcttctccatttctgcaTTGGCTGTCTGCTGTGGGAGCAGCTAGTTCACAGGGTGGACTCGTGGGTTCTTACTGTCCACCACTGTTACTTGTCCTGACGCTCCCCTTGTCGCGGGCTTGGCAGCGGGAGCCCCTGAAGCTGACCGCTGTGGTGAGGCAGTCGGTCTGAGAGCATGGCCACGTTTTCCGACACAAGTGTTATTGAGGCCCCTGGTCCCCAACTCTGGAATCACCCGTTGCTCCGAGAAGTCCTGCTTCCTTGTAATGGAGAGTGACATTTAGGAAGCAGGATCTGGGCGCACAAAATGTGTTTTCCGCATGCACTCGTGCTAAGGTCTGCATGTAGTGCTTGGAGGAGGTCTTTGAGCTCTCCTAACCTGCAGGGAGAGGGACGGGTCGCACCCAACCTTGACAGTGACGGCTTCTGCGAGCACGAGCTCAGGGTGTGTgtcctcccctctgccttctgcaaCGGTGCGTGCACCCTGGTGGCCCGTCAGAGTAGACAGGAAAGCCAGTGAGAACAAAAGATTCCGGGGAGTTTGGTGTttgtatttgggggaaaataactTCTTCAGAAATTGCATTTCATGATTttcctatagattttttttcaaggacaAACGAggaaagttaacatttattggtGACTGACTTGACATTCTGGGGCTGCTCTCCTTGGCTGAACTGTTTTCTCAAGAGGTCGCAGTGTGCCTCTCCCCCTAGGGTATGGCGCGGGGGCTGTGCGTTGGGGCTGTGCGCTGGTGTGCGTTGGTCCGCGGGCAGAAACACTAGGGTCGCTCCCTGCCGCTCGTCCTTCCTGCGTCGGCATCTGCAAGCTCGAAATCGGCTCGTGCTGTAAAAGGACGTTACTGTTACTTTTTACAAATACTCTTTTCCTCTGTCTTGATCCTTCCTTCGGTTGATTTTGAGAATTCTTTTGGCCCATGCAGAGATGCAGAAGCAGTAGTCCAGAGGCTAATGTCGGACGCTCTGAGCCTGCAAGACCCACCTGAATGATCTTTTAATTCAAAGAAGGAAGTCTCTTACCCTCCTTTTCACGGGGACTGGAGGTTTTTGAGATGCTGTCCTTGGGTCACGTGTGCGTCTCCGTGCGGCAGGGTGGGACGAGCGGCTCACTCGGAGTCTTTTGGGGTAGTCCCCAGCTGCCGTGCGCTGCCCGTCCTGACCCCcagcctctcctgctctcctcgCGGGGCTGCAGGAGTTCCTGAAACCGCACAGGCTGGGGTGGTTCACAGCCGCTCGCAGTATCTTCACTTTCTCTTCGGCCAGCCTTCGTCAGAAACATCTCTGCAGACCTAGGGCTCCTCTCCCGCGAGTGGAGACGGTGTTGTGCTTTCAAACACTTTCCCCCAGCCTGGCCAGCGGGGCCTCAATGTCCTGCATGGTTAGGGGTAGGACGTGGGGGGTTTCTGGTGGGATGCTGCTTGGTGTGGGGCCCACTTTGTTACATTGTAGCACGTGGTGTCTGCGGACAGGTGGGCTGAGAAAACCTCATGACACTTTGTTCTGCATTTGGTGACCTGCGTACGCCTTCCTGCGTGGACTCCCTCTCCGGGGCTGAGCCCCCCGCCACGTTAGCTGAAACGTGACACGCACTGCCAGGGTGAATTCAGGTGGAGACCATGTGTTTACACTTAGCCGATCCTCTCTTAATGCTCAGCAGTGTGGACTTCTGAACTCTGGATGCCCTCGGGTGACTCCCATGTCAGGGAGAGTAGACATCACGGTTGGAAACAAAGGCATTTGAGGAGGGATGACGTTGATCTGCGAGCGATCCGTGAATCTCTTACACGTGCCGGTGACAACGAGACCCGTGTCCTGTCACCACAGAGGGAGTCCTTGTGCAAGCTTTGTGTGGCGCTCGTCTCCTGCGGTCGTCCCTGTCAACACTAAATCCTCGCTTCAGGCCTTGGGGTGGTTGGATTTGTCCCAGGTACGTTGTGCAGCAGGGGCCTCCCTGTGCCTGCCCCCGGCGGTCGCTGACTGCGCTCCTCTCGGGGACACAGGCCACCGGCGCACAGAGCTCTGGGTCGTCCGCCAGGACAGCCGTAGAGGCTGACACCCGTCTGTCCATGATGTGCACTGGAGCTTGCACGGGGCACGCCTTCAGGGCACCCCGGTCCCATCCTGGAGATGCCAAGAGCTGCCCCCACATTGTGACAGCCAGAGGTGCCTCCTGATCTGCTCTGGAATACGACGGGCAAAACGCTTTGACCCCAGCACTGAAGGTTATGTGACCTTGAATGCGACCCGTAGGTGAACTATCCAGAGGAAGGTGCACGTGCAGGCCATGTAGCCAAGGCCGTGTGGCACGGTTATCCTGCGTGCCCCGCCTCGGCGCCCTTTCATCCCGGCTGGCCGCCTCCCTGCTCCGGCGAGGGTCCTGTGTCTGCCGGCCCTTGGTGTTGCAGCCTCTGGGGGGGGTGCGTGTCACCCAGAGCAGTGGGAGCTGAGAGGGCTTCTGGGAGGAAGTGCGGCTCTGAGCTTGGGTTCAGACAAAAGGATGAGGTCGAGGTGGATAGTGAATAGCAGGCTGGTCTGAGCAGAGGGACCCTATTATGTTGGGGGGACTCCAGCAGCATTGGGAGCATGTCCCAGGCCAACCACGTGGGTCCCAGTGGCCATGGAGTGGCACGGTGAGGTCCCAGGGGCCTGCATGGGTGACCCCAGAAGCCCCCAGGGACTGGATGGCGCTGGGCGAGCAGGACTGAGCTGCGTCCCCGGGATCCAGGGGTCGTCCCCATCCCCGTGCTCCTCTGGGCCTCGCTATGGGGCTCCACCACATGGCCCTTCGGAAAGGTCACTGGCACCCTTCCTCACTGAGTCCGGCACATCGGGCCCTCAGTGGTTGGTCGACCAGCGTAGGGCGTACACTGTAATGGCAGAGTTCGGTGAGTTTAGACAAGCGTGTGCCTTGGCAGCCCCCCGTCACAGTGCGGATATCTTGGTCTGGGTGGGATTTTCACCCTGTCTGGTCCGTCCCGGGGGCGCTTACCTCTGACACCCTTTCTCAAGGCGCTTGCTCCTTGGCATATGCTTCTCAGCCTTTGTGGGCAGTGCTCTGGTTGGGTGTTTTAAaattgacattctttttttctgcctgtgCCTTAATTGTTGGGGGTCCCCAAAGGCCTGCTGTCTGTATGCTGTGAGATGGTGGCACCTTGGGCCGGGATACACAGCTCATCAGACCCATGCGCCAGCCGTGCTTTCAGCCGGCCGGCGGCTGGTGGGGCCTGCGCTCGCCTTGCTCTGTGCTCCATGCGGACTTAACGGTCCCTTCTGCACTCGGTCCCTGGCAGGTGCGTTCGGGGACGCCCGGAAGGGTCCACACACTCCTGTGTCTCGCGGTTCACACTTCTGCTGGCATCTCTGTCCTGCGGGTACACTGCAAGCCCGTCTGCTCCGCCCACCCCGGGCTCCGTTCCCAGCACCACCTGTGGGCTCCAGAGCTGCTGGTCCCCAAGCTGCCACTTTCAGCACGCTCTTCGCTGGGGGATGTGAAGCCTGGTGCCCCTCGCCGGTGTGGCTTGGCCTTgcctcccccgccaccccgcctGCATCCTGTCGTCTTGGGGGGGGGTCGTCCTAGAAGTGTCCTGCCGAAGGACAGTTAATGCTCTAGAATTAGTGGGGTCCCCCTTGAATCTTGGTGACGTGGGTAAGAAAGATTTCTGAAGGACACAGAACATCTGATAAGTTGAACTTGatcaaaatacaaaaccaaaccTTCAAGAAGCACCTTTAGGGAAAATGAGAAAGCTGACTACAGGGCGGAAACGCACCGCATGGAGTGTGTCGACCTGTTGCCGCTTGACCTTGAGGCACCGAGTGTGTCTTCAGGTTAACATTTTAGGAAAGATGGGCGAAATCCTTCTAGCCAGTTTCTGATATTCCTGAAGAGAGTTCTCCGCAGGCCATGTTTTAGAG contains these protein-coding regions:
- the LOC132023028 gene encoding collagen alpha-1(I) chain-like, which codes for MPRAVPGQRAAGPAPLAGQLVRFRGPSRWRPAGARACGEERRSGGSGGGGPPGRLLRASGAGSAVCGGGLSRGRAPPRRPGPAAPDPPPAESRPPESRPAAPAAGRGDRDTGGARGCGRASPPGRGAVGAPGATAPRQPQAVSGKTRDDRTRPGAEHEKPRRARRAAPRWTRGTVPGEAETDATALADGRTELRSPEPWARPGGPLWGASCWPGRRRAAGDAGDADRRALRWERVGGEHDWIPTLGERGCGRAAGSPGPSRRAHARLPAWDTRVLFWVSDSRTPRPAARDPPPLPVPRRPAVTDTSFLGLWLCELPGPCLPRPSPEQPWKPSRSIGDDPESPWTPAKGRPKETLGAHFSVPPCSLLCRSAGPGPSVDAPCSRPACPQPRPSMLGRNLEPPRLRTLRARRAVAGGLRWAAAAVMQPQAWLRPRPVSRRPLSLVGVGVVWEVPPSCRPATPGMPTLP